Below is a genomic region from Xanthocytophaga agilis.
CGTTAAATAGTATTCTGGAAGACATTCCGGTTTTTTAGGGCAAAAGTTAGTAGATTAATGGAAAAATATGTATTTTAGTAGCCTTGTGCAAATTCGTTAATCGCTGAATATCATTGAGTTTGCTTTTATTTTCTTACATCAATAATGAAGTTAAGCCTATAGGGCTATTTTGAAATTCAGAATGATCTTCCATATATTTGAAGAAAATTGGAAGAATTATCTGTATAAAATACAAATTACACCTTTTTCAGAGAGAAATATATAATGGAGATAACCTTAATTATAGCTGGCTTTATCGCATCCTATCTGATTGGTTCCTTACCTACAGCTCTTTGGTATGGACAGGCTTTTCACGGAATTGACATACGCAACTATGGTAGTGGTAACTCTGGAGCAACTAATACATTCAGAGTATTGGGAAAGAAAGCTGGATCTATTGTGATGGCGGTAGATATTTTTAAAGGCTGGACTGCTACTTCTATAGCTGCTATTCTTTTGCATCTGCATGCCTTTACCGAGCCTAACCTAATTACCTATCAACTATTTATTGGTATTTTGGCTGTTATTGGTCATATCTTTCCAATCTATGCTAATTTTCGTGGAGGTAAAGGGGTTGCAACATTATTGGGAATGGTGCTTGCAATCCATGTAGAAGCTGCATTATTATGTATTGCTATATTCTTCCTGGTTGTACTTTTGTCTAAATATGTATCTCTTGGTTCAATGATAGCAGCATTGGCGTTTCCTTTATTGTTGCTTATGCCTCGGTTTAGCC
It encodes:
- the plsY gene encoding glycerol-3-phosphate 1-O-acyltransferase PlsY, whose amino-acid sequence is MEITLIIAGFIASYLIGSLPTALWYGQAFHGIDIRNYGSGNSGATNTFRVLGKKAGSIVMAVDIFKGWTATSIAAILLHLHAFTEPNLITYQLFIGILAVIGHIFPIYANFRGGKGVATLLGMVLAIHVEAALLCIAIFFLVVLLSKYVSLGSMIAALAFPLLLLMPRFSPDDPILIIFGFAMFAIVVLTHQKNIIRLIHGEESRTNIRFRKK